ACGGGGTGTCTCCACCTTATTCAAATTGGACAATGTCTTTTATAAAAGATTATAATAGATTTCGGCAACGATAACCAATCTAAAAACCAAGGAGGCTATTACATATGGCACAAGAACGTACAGGAGCTGCTACTTTTAAAGGCAATCCATTGACTCTCTTAGGTCCTGAATTGAAAATTGGAGATCAGGCACCTGATTTCAAATTGCAGAAAAACCTGTTGGAAGCAGCTACGCTTCAAGACTTTGCAGGCAAAGTCAAACTGATCAGTGTAGTTCCTTCTTTGGATACAGGCGTGTGTGACGCACAGACTCGACGTTTTAACCAAGAAGCAGATTCCCTTGGAGATCAAGTCGTAGTATTGACTGTCAGCGTGGACCTTCCGTTTGCACAAGCTCGTTGGTGCGGAGCTGCGGGCATTGACCGCGTTTTGACATTGTCCGACTACAAGGATCATTCCTTCGGTGAAGCTTATGGCGTGTTCATCAAGGAATTCCATTTGGATCATCGGGCTATTTTTGTTATTGACCAAAATGACAAAATCGCTTATGTGGAATACTTGAGCGAAATGTCCGAGCACCCTGACTATGATCAAGCGATTGCAGCGGTGAAAAAACTCGTCTAAATCACGAACGAATATTAAAAAAGCGAGTGAAGGGTTGCCTTCCTCGCTTTTTTTGACATGGGTCTGTCTCACCACTGCTCACACGTACAATTACTGCACGACCTTATAAGCGGACAGCTTCTTGTCAATCATCGTGAACAGCTGCAAAATGATACGATAATTCGCACCTAAGTCCCCCAGCGATCCGCGTGACGCGGAATAAATATCCACCGCACTCCGAACTGGCGAAACAGATAATATAGAAACAGTAATATCGACAGTT
This DNA window, taken from Paenibacillus kribbensis, encodes the following:
- the tpx gene encoding thiol peroxidase — translated: MAQERTGAATFKGNPLTLLGPELKIGDQAPDFKLQKNLLEAATLQDFAGKVKLISVVPSLDTGVCDAQTRRFNQEADSLGDQVVVLTVSVDLPFAQARWCGAAGIDRVLTLSDYKDHSFGEAYGVFIKEFHLDHRAIFVIDQNDKIAYVEYLSEMSEHPDYDQAIAAVKKLV